The Alteromonas stellipolaris genome includes a region encoding these proteins:
- a CDS encoding hydantoinase/oxoprolinase family protein, which yields MSYRLGVDVGGTFTDLLLINEISGETFTAKVPSTPHDSSVGVLNGIDRICEESGVNVTDIARVMHGTTVATNAVLTGKGASVALVTTQGYKHVLQVARSFCPGGLGGWVSYMKKPLLAPLELTIEASERVGADGSIVKALDEEKLTQSLQALRDKGGFTALTISFINAYVNGENERQAQAVAQRVFPDMPISISSDVVPELQEYERTETTVVNSYVRPEVAKYVDNLHGALTERMGSDIHLSILRSDGGLASARSAAESPVNLLMSGPAGGVAGAIHFCKQGGFNDILTFDMGGTSTDVALIQNATARVRRETRVGDVTVRAPSVDVRTVGAGGGSIAFVPELTKALRVGPESAGAKPGPAAYMKGGVEPTVCDANVVLGYLPSDVQLGGKMAINRDAAVAAVKKVADAMDISVEEAAEGIIKIANEAMFGALRLVSVEQGFDPREFALVGFGGAGPLHANALGILTQAWPAIIPPGPGVLCAYGDATTQVRDEASQTLVSLIDNLTDDAFKQVLTELAEKASSTLLADGISMDEQTITYEADVRYTGQAFQLCVPFSKQDLEDKGLSLLKKHFDAEHTQLFTFALEEGHEVVMVRAVATAKSKALPTHPPVNTSYTLEDCMLTDSQIYYEGSYHDAVIYERRKLHEALSVKGPAVICEMDSTTVVLPGYVATVDSVGNLLLNPLSNPESTGK from the coding sequence ATGAGTTATCGATTAGGGGTTGATGTGGGCGGAACCTTTACCGACCTACTATTAATTAACGAAATATCTGGGGAAACCTTTACTGCAAAAGTACCTTCTACACCGCACGATTCTTCCGTTGGGGTACTTAACGGTATAGACCGTATTTGTGAAGAGTCAGGTGTTAATGTTACTGATATCGCTCGTGTTATGCACGGTACTACTGTTGCAACCAATGCGGTATTGACGGGCAAGGGGGCAAGTGTCGCACTGGTTACCACACAAGGCTACAAGCACGTGCTGCAAGTGGCTCGTTCATTCTGTCCGGGGGGGCTTGGAGGTTGGGTAAGCTACATGAAGAAGCCTTTGCTTGCACCGTTAGAACTCACTATTGAAGCAAGTGAAAGAGTGGGCGCAGATGGAAGCATTGTTAAAGCCCTTGACGAAGAGAAGCTCACGCAAAGCTTACAGGCATTAAGAGATAAAGGTGGATTTACTGCTCTCACTATCTCTTTTATAAACGCTTATGTAAACGGAGAGAACGAGCGCCAAGCTCAAGCGGTTGCACAGCGTGTTTTCCCTGATATGCCAATCTCTATTTCTTCTGATGTTGTTCCTGAATTGCAAGAATACGAGCGAACTGAAACCACAGTGGTAAACAGTTACGTTCGCCCTGAAGTAGCCAAATATGTCGATAATTTACATGGCGCGCTAACAGAGCGTATGGGCAGCGATATTCATCTGTCTATCTTGCGCTCTGATGGCGGACTGGCGTCTGCGCGTTCAGCTGCAGAAAGCCCCGTTAATTTACTCATGTCTGGTCCTGCTGGCGGTGTAGCGGGGGCTATCCATTTTTGTAAACAAGGTGGATTTAACGACATACTCACTTTTGATATGGGCGGCACCTCTACTGATGTTGCGCTTATTCAAAATGCAACGGCTCGGGTAAGACGAGAAACCCGTGTTGGAGATGTCACGGTTCGCGCACCATCGGTAGACGTAAGAACCGTTGGCGCTGGTGGTGGCTCCATAGCTTTTGTACCTGAACTGACCAAAGCACTGCGCGTAGGCCCAGAGTCAGCTGGCGCTAAACCGGGCCCGGCGGCTTATATGAAAGGCGGTGTAGAACCAACGGTATGCGACGCCAATGTGGTACTCGGTTATCTTCCTTCAGATGTGCAGCTTGGTGGCAAAATGGCTATCAATCGAGACGCTGCGGTAGCGGCGGTAAAAAAAGTGGCAGACGCCATGGATATTTCTGTTGAAGAAGCGGCTGAAGGTATCATTAAGATTGCTAACGAAGCTATGTTCGGTGCTCTTCGGTTAGTGTCGGTAGAGCAAGGGTTTGATCCAAGAGAGTTTGCCCTTGTAGGTTTTGGCGGAGCTGGCCCATTACACGCCAATGCACTGGGTATTCTAACACAAGCGTGGCCTGCCATTATTCCTCCTGGTCCTGGCGTATTATGTGCCTATGGTGATGCCACCACTCAGGTACGTGATGAGGCCTCCCAAACACTGGTTTCGCTTATCGACAACCTCACCGACGATGCATTTAAGCAAGTACTAACCGAATTAGCAGAAAAAGCATCTTCTACCCTGCTCGCCGATGGAATTTCGATGGACGAGCAAACTATTACTTATGAAGCAGATGTTCGCTACACCGGGCAAGCCTTCCAACTTTGCGTTCCTTTCTCTAAGCAAGATCTTGAAGATAAGGGCCTTTCTTTGCTTAAAAAGCACTTTGATGCAGAGCATACACAGCTATTCACCTTTGCGTTAGAAGAGGGCCATGAAGTTGTGATGGTGCGCGCAGTCGCTACCGCAAAAAGCAAAGCACTTCCCACTCATCCGCCCGTTAATACAAGCTATACCCTTGAAGATTGCATGTTAACCGATAGCCAAATTTATTATGAAGGCAGCTACCACGATGCAGTCATTTACGAGCGTAGAAAACTTCACGAAGCATTATCGGTGAAGGGACCTGCTGTTATTTGTGAAATGGACTCAACGACAGTGGTTCTCCCTGGGTACGTTGCAACCGTTGATTCGGTAGGCAATCTATTACTTAACCCGTTAAGCAACCCTGAATCGACTGGCAAATAA
- a CDS encoding hydroxymethylglutaryl-CoA lyase: MKTKGKIIINDVGPRDGLQNQKKHLSVDERVALINALVAAGLPAIEVGAFVSPKAVPAMAGTDEVIHQLEAKDKVAYSVLIPNERGFSTGVELNVPLMSLVVAASTTMNEKNIRMTTNQALSMSSDVLALATQLNRRVQAYVATAWECPFEGHISVDEVIKVSAALLDAGAAHIVVADTIGAASPDQVHVLMSKMVSEFGANKLSCHFHDTRAMGVANVYAAIEAGIRQFDASIAGLGGCPFAPGATGNVATEDVVLLVEQMGYSTGIDMGLLLAASDKAKALTGTARGGHAKTWLEQQENKRGSK; this comes from the coding sequence ATGAAAACGAAAGGAAAAATCATCATCAACGATGTTGGCCCCAGAGATGGCCTACAGAATCAGAAAAAGCACCTAAGTGTGGATGAGCGAGTTGCATTAATAAATGCATTAGTTGCAGCTGGATTACCTGCCATTGAAGTCGGGGCTTTTGTATCGCCTAAAGCGGTTCCTGCTATGGCTGGTACAGATGAGGTCATTCATCAACTCGAGGCCAAAGATAAGGTGGCGTACTCAGTGCTTATACCCAACGAAAGAGGGTTTAGCACTGGGGTGGAACTGAATGTACCTCTTATGTCATTGGTGGTGGCGGCAAGTACAACGATGAACGAAAAAAACATTCGTATGACCACTAACCAAGCATTGTCTATGTCATCAGATGTGCTTGCGCTGGCCACACAGTTAAATCGTAGAGTGCAGGCTTATGTTGCAACAGCATGGGAATGCCCCTTTGAAGGGCACATTAGCGTGGATGAAGTGATTAAAGTATCAGCCGCATTATTAGATGCTGGGGCTGCTCACATTGTGGTGGCCGATACGATTGGTGCGGCATCTCCAGATCAGGTACATGTGCTGATGAGCAAAATGGTATCGGAGTTTGGCGCTAACAAATTGTCGTGCCATTTTCATGATACACGCGCAATGGGCGTAGCAAACGTTTATGCCGCGATTGAAGCGGGTATTCGACAATTTGACGCATCAATTGCGGGATTGGGTGGCTGTCCATTTGCACCGGGCGCCACCGGTAATGTAGCGACAGAAGATGTGGTGCTGCTGGTTGAACAAATGGGTTATAGCACAGGCATAGATATGGGCCTGTTACTTGCAGCGTCGGACAAAGCCAAGGCATTAACAGGCACAGCACGTGGTGGACATGCTAAAACCTGGTTAGAACAACAAGAAAATAAAAGGGGAAGCAAATGA
- a CDS encoding CaiB/BaiF CoA transferase family protein has translation MNKPLSGITVIDLTHMLSGPYCGMILADLGAETIKVEPLQGEGTRKLLATDPDNSLDGMGAYFITLNRNKKSVCIDLKSEEGLNVFYELVKKADVVVNNFGAGVPTRLKIDYEQLSKINPEIITCSITGFGSNGPKFKRPAFDQVAQATGGGMSITGTDPNHPVRAGIPIGDLGGGMFAVMGIQAALLERAKSGKGQDVDISMLDCQISLLNYMATMYFLSEKDPFPIGNSHFVHVPYNTFKTADGFIVIAVITDNFWQNLKTVVKIDALDLPEFDTQPGRWAKKDFIDETLNQTLQTQTSDYWIEKLEAARIPCAPVNTFSQALSDEQVKHRNMVVELTSGDGNKTKGPGNPIKFSRTTDEIFSPAPKVGEHTRDVLQGLVGMSESELALLFEKKVVR, from the coding sequence ATGAATAAACCATTGTCAGGCATTACTGTCATTGACCTTACGCATATGCTGTCAGGGCCATACTGCGGAATGATACTCGCCGATTTAGGGGCAGAGACGATTAAAGTGGAGCCATTGCAAGGGGAAGGCACTCGAAAGCTTCTCGCAACCGATCCCGATAATTCGTTGGATGGTATGGGCGCTTACTTCATTACACTGAATCGAAACAAAAAAAGTGTCTGCATCGATTTAAAATCTGAAGAAGGTTTAAACGTATTCTATGAGTTGGTAAAAAAAGCCGATGTGGTGGTCAACAACTTTGGTGCAGGTGTACCAACGCGTTTAAAAATCGACTATGAACAGTTAAGTAAAATAAACCCCGAAATAATCACCTGCTCAATTACGGGGTTTGGTAGCAACGGACCCAAATTCAAACGTCCAGCGTTTGATCAAGTGGCACAAGCTACTGGTGGCGGTATGTCTATCACTGGTACCGATCCAAATCACCCTGTTCGAGCCGGTATTCCAATTGGCGATTTAGGCGGCGGTATGTTTGCCGTCATGGGAATCCAAGCCGCGCTTTTGGAACGGGCAAAAAGTGGTAAAGGACAAGACGTTGATATCTCAATGTTAGATTGTCAGATATCACTGCTTAACTACATGGCTACAATGTACTTTCTGTCAGAGAAAGACCCATTCCCCATTGGCAATTCGCACTTTGTACACGTGCCCTACAACACCTTTAAAACAGCAGATGGGTTTATTGTCATTGCGGTTATCACCGATAACTTTTGGCAAAACTTAAAAACGGTGGTGAAGATAGATGCATTGGACTTACCCGAATTCGATACCCAGCCAGGACGGTGGGCGAAGAAAGATTTTATCGACGAAACCCTTAACCAAACACTGCAAACACAAACGTCTGACTATTGGATTGAAAAGCTAGAAGCGGCGCGTATTCCTTGTGCGCCTGTCAATACGTTCTCTCAAGCCCTTAGTGATGAACAAGTGAAGCACCGCAATATGGTGGTTGAGCTTACCTCCGGTGATGGTAACAAAACCAAAGGGCCGGGTAATCCTATTAAGTTTTCGCGTACCACCGACGAAATATTCTCGCCTGCGCCCAAAGTTGGCGAGCACACAAGAGATGTGCTGCAAGGTTTAGTTGGCATGAGCGAAAGTGAGCTAGCCCTTTTATTTGAGAAAAAGGTAGTTCGCTGA
- a CDS encoding TonB-dependent receptor, whose protein sequence is MQTTGKTYLALQVSLALTIGSSAIPAFAQEEKQATSELVEIISISRKRPESIQEVPIAVTALSARELEAAGVERPSDFISLIPNVSIVDAANVGDTQVNIRGIISTRDAESTFAYVVDGVLQTNPNSFNEGLTDIAQIEVLKGPQGALYGRNAVAGAILITTEKPSDVMEARIEGGVGNNNSQRYSGMLTGPLADNVFGRIVVAHSTTDGFYENVYLGRDDAVDYLEDTSVKGRLIWEATDDLTYDFRGSYSEAKGGAINFNAVFALPSFVEDFGQSAFFNDVNDHEFIFAFNVPGENEQKTTELSLKADWRNEGFDVTTVVAYNNLEEYLLSDGTSASFYGYELTEQCQTDRATLNNLPVDFGGAGRSDLFGDFLSPFVVLPPGQDFQGVYGPYTPSSCDGYQYQERSQQDYSGEIRFTSNDTDSPLQWIAGVYFANIDRDVVVAYGADLGQGFLRQAYVPADGPNPTDLLFDDTFSTTVLSTFGQIEYDVNDKWEVSFALRYDNESREVANNVPNVSASGFNVNTIVDGVVGPINPAFTANPDGIPDREQSFSQWQPKLTFSYEASDALNLYASYGVGFRSGGFNSIGTEATLDFWFNASGAGTPGDAVDAQLIVPDNYDKEITTSIEFGGKGTFLDNRLKVNSAVFHTKVEDNQFFEFFAGPFGLLRAVTTIDELEIQGFEMDANYRVNDNLSVFAGMGLIDSEIIENKNRPLSVGNEAPQTPKSSYTLGISYDHEITSDLQLTTRIDYQYVGETHFHTLQGEETPTIWDFFGTLGGGVPPGPHSQNFSNAQRDAYSTVNARISIEGEMWTVALWGKNLTDEAYLQEVIPAPEFGGSFVHPSALRSYGLELSMSF, encoded by the coding sequence ATGCAAACCACCGGAAAAACATATTTAGCATTACAAGTGTCGCTCGCGTTAACCATAGGAAGTTCAGCCATTCCTGCTTTTGCACAAGAAGAAAAGCAAGCAACGTCTGAGCTCGTTGAAATTATCAGTATTTCACGAAAGCGTCCTGAAAGTATTCAGGAAGTGCCGATTGCGGTAACGGCGTTGTCAGCAAGGGAATTAGAGGCTGCGGGGGTAGAGCGTCCTTCCGATTTTATTAGCCTAATTCCAAACGTAAGTATTGTTGATGCGGCCAACGTGGGTGATACACAAGTAAATATCCGGGGAATTATTTCTACACGCGATGCAGAATCTACTTTTGCATATGTCGTTGATGGGGTGTTGCAGACGAATCCGAATAGTTTTAACGAAGGGTTAACTGATATTGCGCAAATTGAAGTTTTAAAAGGGCCGCAAGGGGCGCTATATGGCAGAAATGCGGTTGCCGGTGCCATTCTGATAACAACGGAAAAGCCCTCAGACGTGATGGAGGCCAGAATTGAAGGTGGCGTTGGTAATAACAATTCGCAGCGCTATTCTGGAATGCTTACTGGGCCACTTGCTGACAATGTATTTGGGCGCATTGTGGTAGCGCATTCAACTACAGATGGCTTTTATGAAAATGTGTATCTGGGGCGTGATGACGCGGTAGATTACTTAGAAGATACATCGGTCAAAGGGCGGCTTATTTGGGAAGCGACTGATGATCTTACTTACGATTTTCGTGGCTCGTACAGCGAGGCTAAAGGCGGAGCAATAAACTTCAACGCCGTGTTCGCACTACCGAGTTTTGTAGAAGATTTTGGTCAAAGTGCGTTTTTTAATGACGTGAATGATCACGAGTTTATCTTTGCTTTTAACGTACCTGGTGAAAATGAACAAAAGACCACAGAGCTTTCGTTAAAAGCCGATTGGCGCAACGAGGGATTTGATGTCACTACCGTGGTTGCGTACAACAATCTAGAAGAATATCTGTTATCAGATGGTACAAGCGCTTCATTTTATGGCTATGAATTGACAGAGCAATGCCAAACCGATCGTGCAACATTAAATAACCTTCCAGTTGATTTCGGTGGCGCGGGAAGAAGCGACTTGTTTGGCGATTTCCTATCTCCTTTTGTAGTGCTTCCACCAGGACAAGATTTTCAAGGCGTATATGGACCTTATACGCCATCTTCGTGTGATGGTTATCAATATCAAGAACGAAGCCAACAAGATTACAGCGGAGAAATTAGATTTACATCGAACGACACAGATTCGCCCCTGCAATGGATAGCGGGCGTCTATTTCGCCAATATAGATAGAGATGTTGTTGTAGCTTACGGTGCAGATTTAGGACAAGGCTTCTTACGTCAAGCATACGTTCCGGCCGACGGGCCAAACCCTACAGACTTATTGTTTGATGATACGTTTTCAACCACCGTGCTATCTACGTTTGGTCAAATTGAATACGACGTTAACGATAAATGGGAAGTGTCTTTCGCACTCAGATATGACAACGAGTCGCGAGAAGTGGCAAATAATGTACCCAATGTATCTGCCTCTGGTTTTAATGTTAATACCATTGTTGACGGTGTAGTAGGGCCTATCAACCCTGCATTTACGGCCAACCCTGATGGTATTCCCGATCGAGAGCAAAGCTTTAGTCAGTGGCAGCCAAAGCTAACCTTTAGTTACGAAGCAAGCGATGCCCTAAACCTTTATGCCAGTTATGGCGTTGGTTTTAGAAGTGGTGGATTCAATTCTATCGGCACTGAAGCCACGTTAGATTTTTGGTTCAATGCAAGTGGAGCCGGTACGCCCGGTGATGCGGTTGATGCTCAACTTATCGTACCCGATAACTATGACAAGGAAATTACCACAAGTATTGAATTCGGCGGCAAGGGAACGTTTTTAGACAATCGATTAAAAGTGAACAGCGCGGTGTTTCACACCAAAGTTGAAGATAACCAGTTCTTTGAGTTTTTCGCTGGTCCGTTTGGATTATTAAGAGCGGTTACCACCATTGATGAGCTAGAAATTCAGGGCTTCGAAATGGACGCTAATTATCGGGTTAACGACAATCTGAGTGTTTTTGCTGGAATGGGGCTTATTGATAGTGAAATCATCGAGAACAAGAACAGACCACTTTCTGTCGGCAATGAAGCACCACAAACACCAAAATCCTCTTACACCTTAGGTATTTCTTACGATCACGAGATTACCAGCGACTTACAACTTACCACACGAATTGATTATCAATATGTGGGAGAAACCCATTTCCATACGCTGCAAGGTGAAGAAACGCCTACTATCTGGGATTTCTTCGGCACGCTAGGTGGCGGTGTTCCTCCCGGCCCTCACTCTCAAAACTTCAGTAACGCTCAGCGTGATGCATATAGCACCGTTAACGCTCGCATTTCCATAGAAGGTGAAATGTGGACGGTCGCATTGTGGGGCAAAAACTTAACAGATGAGGCTTATTTGCAAGAGGTGATCCCTGCGCCAGAATTCGGCGGCTCGTTTGTTCACCCCTCGGCGCTACGCTCCTACGGTTTAGAACTTAGTATGAGCTTCTAA
- a CDS encoding sigma 54-interacting transcriptional regulator — MENNNVKSVRLDQPQLRILIVGYNEFSQLVGSVLPEYVGEAQFKIVDSIVGSTKEIQQHISEFDPDVIVSAGSNARYLQSALSIPVVSMQTTEWDVFEAVEKASKVSKSIHIISFAEASCAAKLADSHLNIDIVESIYLTADQAREQFHIASQSEGIAVVGASLVCGLANSKGIPSFLIYTERSCRKTLQSAIDEAKKARLLAKEQALVSWLLTKSQTPIIMVDESDDALTLNSAAKHHLNLSTNAEVDLDALIHPRGGKRETDGECEINGEEWWFHLDTLSEGSTNKFVYQLYRKKLKKTPSKQAASPRHDLVYQSNEIEAVLQQVKAFSTSPSNVLLFGESGTGKELVARQIHHQGPYAGGKFVALNCSAIPSELFEGELFGHQDGAYTGSKRGGRKGLIEEAENGALFLDEISELALDQQAKLLRFLQERSYRPLGGNQEREVDLKLIAASNRSLSEMVNEGAFREDLYYRLNVFNISIPPLRERPDDILHIAAHKLEKLLNRYGVSHSPSTILEHLNDSFIAHNWPGNIRELENVLERVVAYLHTVNDLGRLQTALPQIAPELSGGRQPVLADKGIIKIKENELILAALARWKGDKRKAAQDLGISQTTLWRRLKTINHNNN, encoded by the coding sequence ATGGAAAACAACAACGTGAAATCGGTAAGATTGGATCAGCCTCAACTTCGTATCCTTATCGTTGGCTATAACGAATTTAGCCAGCTGGTGGGGAGCGTGCTACCTGAATACGTCGGTGAAGCCCAATTTAAGATTGTAGATTCCATCGTTGGAAGTACGAAAGAAATTCAACAGCATATTTCAGAATTTGACCCTGATGTAATAGTCAGCGCAGGTTCAAATGCGCGATATCTACAATCTGCATTGTCTATTCCAGTAGTATCGATGCAAACAACAGAATGGGACGTATTCGAAGCGGTTGAAAAAGCCTCTAAGGTCTCAAAGTCAATTCATATCATTTCTTTTGCAGAAGCATCTTGCGCAGCAAAACTTGCTGATTCCCACCTCAATATCGATATTGTAGAGTCGATTTACTTAACGGCCGACCAAGCAAGAGAGCAGTTTCATATTGCGAGTCAGTCTGAAGGCATAGCTGTAGTGGGAGCTAGCTTGGTATGTGGTTTAGCGAATAGCAAAGGTATTCCCTCATTCTTAATCTATACAGAACGCTCGTGTAGAAAAACTCTTCAAAGCGCCATCGACGAAGCTAAGAAAGCCCGTTTGTTAGCCAAAGAACAAGCGTTGGTATCATGGTTACTCACTAAATCTCAAACCCCCATTATCATGGTCGATGAGAGCGATGATGCCTTAACCCTTAATAGCGCTGCTAAGCATCACTTGAATCTAAGTACAAATGCAGAAGTCGATTTAGATGCCCTTATTCACCCAAGGGGTGGAAAACGTGAAACTGATGGCGAATGTGAAATTAACGGCGAGGAATGGTGGTTTCATCTAGACACGTTATCCGAAGGCAGTACGAATAAATTTGTTTACCAACTTTATCGCAAAAAACTTAAAAAAACGCCTTCGAAGCAAGCGGCGTCTCCTCGCCACGATTTAGTTTACCAATCTAACGAGATTGAAGCGGTGTTGCAGCAGGTAAAGGCGTTTTCAACATCGCCAAGTAACGTATTGCTGTTTGGAGAGTCGGGTACGGGGAAAGAACTAGTTGCCAGACAAATACATCATCAAGGCCCCTATGCGGGTGGCAAGTTTGTCGCCCTTAACTGCAGTGCTATCCCATCTGAGTTGTTTGAAGGTGAACTGTTCGGTCATCAGGATGGCGCGTATACAGGCTCAAAGCGAGGTGGTCGCAAAGGGTTAATAGAGGAAGCCGAGAACGGCGCACTATTTCTTGATGAAATTAGCGAGCTGGCGCTAGATCAGCAAGCTAAATTGCTGAGGTTTTTACAAGAAAGAAGCTACCGTCCTTTGGGGGGAAACCAAGAGCGAGAAGTTGACTTGAAACTGATCGCCGCTTCAAACCGTTCGTTATCGGAAATGGTTAATGAAGGCGCGTTTCGTGAAGATCTCTACTATCGACTCAATGTATTCAATATCTCTATTCCTCCTTTGCGCGAGCGCCCCGACGATATTCTTCACATTGCGGCGCACAAGCTTGAAAAGCTATTAAATCGTTATGGGGTTTCACACAGCCCATCAACCATTCTTGAACATCTCAATGACAGCTTCATTGCGCACAACTGGCCGGGAAATATACGCGAGTTAGAAAACGTGTTAGAGCGCGTCGTGGCTTATCTTCATACCGTAAACGACCTTGGTCGATTGCAAACAGCATTACCTCAAATTGCGCCAGAGTTAAGTGGGGGGCGTCAGCCTGTATTGGCAGACAAAGGAATAATAAAAATAAAAGAAAACGAACTCATTCTAGCCGCATTGGCGCGATGGAAGGGTGATAAACGTAAAGCAGCTCAGGACTTAGGAATTAGCCAAACCACATTGTGGCGAAGGTTAAAAACAATAAATCACAACAATAATTAG
- a CDS encoding VOC family protein codes for MVQNIHHINFLVRELDKAVAEFAKLTNTKPIFEPLSSRGANSARFQLGDTWLVFVSPTDENGIIASILEEKGEGIFLISFGSDDLSKTLAGLTGNPRNSEMRKGLDNWYVQDISLDYEFGPILQLCETH; via the coding sequence GTGGTACAAAACATACATCACATTAACTTTCTAGTCAGAGAGTTAGATAAAGCCGTAGCGGAATTCGCCAAACTCACCAATACCAAACCCATATTTGAGCCACTCTCTAGCCGCGGGGCTAATTCGGCGCGTTTCCAATTAGGCGATACGTGGCTTGTATTTGTCAGCCCAACTGATGAAAACGGCATTATCGCGTCGATTTTAGAAGAGAAAGGAGAAGGTATTTTTCTCATTTCATTTGGTAGTGACGATCTTTCAAAAACGCTAGCTGGATTAACGGGAAACCCTCGCAATAGTGAAATGCGTAAAGGGTTGGACAACTGGTATGTGCAAGATATTTCATTAGATTATGAATTCGGTCCGATACTGCAACTTTGTGAAACGCATTAA